In Balaenoptera acutorostrata chromosome 19, mBalAcu1.1, whole genome shotgun sequence, the following proteins share a genomic window:
- the HAS3 gene encoding hyaluronan synthase 3, which produces MPVQLTTALRVVGTSLFALAVLGGILAAYVTGYQFIHTEKHYLSFGLYGAILGLHLLIQSLFAFLEHRHMRRAGRPLKLPSPLRRSVALCIAAYQEDPDYLRKCLRSAQRIAFPDLKVVMVVDGNRQEDAYMLDIFHEVLGGTEQAGFFVWRSNFHEAGEGETEASLQEGMDRVRNVVRASTFSCIMQKWGGKREVMYTAFKALGDSVDYIQVCDSDTVLDPACTIEMLRVLEEDPQVGGVGGDVQILNKYDSWISFLSSVRYWMAFNVERACQSYFGCVQCISGPLGMYRNSLLQQFLEDWYHQKFLGSKCSFGDDRHLTNRVLSLGYRTKYTARSKCLTETPTKYLRWLNQQTRWSKSYFREWLYNSLWFHKHHLWMTYESVVTGFFPFFLIATVIQLFYRGRIWNILLFLLTVQLVGIIKATYACFLRGNAEMIFMSLYSLLYMSSLLPAKIFAIATINKSGWGTSGRKTIVVNFIGLIPVSIWVAVLLGGLAYTAYCQDLFSETELAFLVSGAILYGCYWVALLMLYLAIIARRCGKKPEQYSLAFAEV; this is translated from the exons ATGCCGGTGCAGTTGACAACAGCCTTGCGTGTGGTGGGCACCAGCCTGTTTGCCCTGGCAGTGCTGGGTGGCATCCTGGCAGCTTATGTGACAGGCTACCAGTTCAtccacacagaaaaacactacCTGTCCTTCGGGCTGTACGGTGCCATCCTGGGTCTGCACCTGCTCATCCAGAGCCTGTTTGCCTTCCTGGAGCACCGGCACATGCGGCGGGCAGGCCGGCCACTGAAGCTGCCCTCCCCGCTGCGGCGCTCTGTGGCGCTCTGCATCGCTGCATACCAGGAGGACCCCGACTACTTGCGCAAGTGCCTGCGCTCAGCCCAGCGCATCGCCTTCCCCGACCTCAAGGTGGTCATGGTGGTGGATGGCAATCGCCAGGAGGATGCCTACATGCTGGACATCTTCCATGAGGTGCTAGGTGGCACCGAGCAAGCCGGCTTCTTTGTGTGGCGCAGCAACTTCCATGAGGCGGGTGAGGGCGAGACGGAGGCCAGCCTTCAGGAGGGCATGGACCGCGTGCGCAACGTGGTGCGGGCCAGCACCTTCTCGTGCATCATGCAGAAGTGGGGAGGCAAGCGAGAGGTCATGTACACGGCCTTCAAGGCCCTTGGTGATTCAGTGGACTACATCCAG GTGTGTGACTCTGACACTGTGCTGGATCCAGCCTGCACCATTGAAATGCTTCGAGTCCTGGAGGAGGACCCCCAAGTAGGAGGAGTCGGGGGAGATGTCCAA ATCCTCAACAAATACGATTCATGGATCTCCTTCCTGAGCAGTGTGCGGTACTGGATGGCCTTCAACGTGGAGCGGGCTTGCCAGTCCTACTTTGGCTGTGTGCAGTGCATTAGCGGGCCCTTGGGCATGTACCGTAACAGCCTCCTTCAGCAATTCTTGGAGGACTGGTACCATCAGAAGTTCCTAGGCAGCAAGTGCAGCTTTGGGGATGACCGGCACCTCACCAACCGAGTCCTGAGTCTCGGCTACAGGACTAAGTATACAGCTCGCTCTAAATGCCTCACAGAGACCCCCACCAAGTACCTCCGGTGGCTTAACCAGCAGACCCGCTGGAGCAAGTCTTACTTCCGCGAGTGGCTCTACAACTCTCTGTGGTTCCACAAGCACCACCTCTGGATGACCTACGAATCAGTGGTCACGggtttcttccccttcttccttatcGCCACGGTCATACAGCTTTTCTACCGTGGCCGCATCTGGAACATTCTTCTCTTCCTGCTGACAGTGCAGCTGGTGGGCATTATCAAGGCTACATACGCCTGCTTCCTTCGGGGCAACGCAGAGATGATCTTCATGTCACTCTACTCCCTTCTCTATATGTCCAGCCTCCTGCCAGCCAAGATCTTTGCCATTGCTACCATCAACAAGTCTGGCTGGGGTACCTCTGGTCGAAAAACCATTGTGGTGAACTTCATTGGCCTCATCCCTGTGTCCATCTGGGTGGCAGTCCTCCTTGGGGGGCTGGCCTACACAGCTTACTGCCAGGATCTGTTCAGTGAGACGGAGCTAGCCTTCCTTGTCTCTGGGGCCATTCTGTACGGCTGCTACTGGGTGGCCCTCCTCATGTTGTATCTGGCCATCATTGCCCGGCGATGCGGGAAGAAGCCAGAGCAGTATAGCTTAGCTTTTGCTGAGGTCTGA